One genomic window of Rhodopirellula halodulae includes the following:
- the ftsH gene encoding ATP-dependent zinc metalloprotease FtsH, whose amino-acid sequence MKKDSESNSSDKSKNEEVSTGRRGGNPLIIALVITVLAAMLFFNQPEPSSTISASFFRSELEKNNIESVRIGEIEVYGTFKTRPDAPTSETADGDAKAEKLLKRFKFTRPAGSDYAVQLAADLEKRNIEDWEFAPPDNTAALLNLLVLVGLPLAIFFFIFMMIRRTRNDMMGGGFLSGFSKSPAKKFEATDKIITFNDVAGLEGVKADLQEIVDFLKTPEKFQKLGGQVPKGVLLNGPPGTGKTLLARAVAGEAEVPFFSVNGSEFIQMFVGVGASRVRDLFKTAKDQSPSIIFIDEIDAVGRQRGAGLGGGHDEREQTLNQILGEMDGFGGAHAVIVIAATNRPDVLDPALLRPGRFDRHVTVGRPTMKGREEIFKVHVRDVPLGDDVDLHRLAAGTVGLTGADIRNMVNEAALWAARNDKKIVEMSDFDYARDKILMGAKREEVLLDSEKEKTAYHEAGHTLTAWHLEGSHIVHKVTIIPRGRALGVTQYVPNEDRLSMSKKELEHQLIVLLGGRAAEKIIYTETCVGAENDLERATSIARRMVTHWGMSPKIGPVSYKTTDEDPFLGREIHQQRQFSEHTQELIDEEVARILLEADQKAEQLLREHRGQLETITRALLDREELSEMELTELIGPSIHKRLGDEEGKVEQIMAPEGAAERAANTSARREE is encoded by the coding sequence ATGAAAAAGGATTCCGAATCGAACTCTTCGGATAAGTCCAAGAACGAAGAGGTCTCGACGGGACGCCGCGGGGGCAATCCGCTGATCATCGCGTTGGTGATCACGGTGTTGGCCGCGATGCTGTTTTTCAATCAACCGGAGCCATCCTCGACGATCTCCGCGAGCTTCTTCCGAAGCGAACTCGAGAAGAACAACATCGAGTCGGTGCGGATCGGCGAAATCGAAGTCTACGGGACGTTCAAAACGCGACCCGATGCACCCACAAGCGAAACAGCGGACGGGGACGCCAAAGCAGAGAAATTGCTGAAGCGGTTCAAGTTCACTCGCCCGGCCGGTTCGGATTACGCCGTTCAATTGGCGGCTGATCTTGAGAAGCGAAACATCGAAGATTGGGAGTTTGCTCCGCCGGACAACACGGCGGCACTGCTGAACTTGCTGGTGTTGGTTGGTTTGCCGCTGGCGATCTTCTTTTTCATCTTCATGATGATCCGCCGAACGCGGAACGACATGATGGGCGGCGGATTCCTATCGGGATTCAGCAAGAGCCCCGCGAAAAAGTTTGAGGCCACGGACAAAATCATCACGTTCAACGACGTGGCGGGTTTGGAAGGCGTCAAAGCGGACTTGCAGGAGATCGTGGACTTCCTGAAGACGCCCGAGAAATTTCAGAAGCTCGGTGGTCAGGTTCCCAAGGGCGTGTTGCTCAATGGACCTCCGGGAACTGGGAAAACGTTGCTGGCTCGCGCCGTCGCGGGTGAGGCTGAGGTGCCATTCTTCAGCGTCAACGGCAGTGAATTCATTCAGATGTTCGTTGGTGTCGGTGCCAGCCGAGTTCGCGACTTGTTCAAGACCGCCAAGGACCAATCACCATCGATCATCTTCATCGATGAGATCGATGCGGTGGGGCGTCAACGTGGTGCTGGGTTGGGTGGCGGACACGATGAACGCGAACAGACGCTGAACCAAATTCTCGGTGAGATGGATGGTTTCGGCGGCGCTCACGCGGTGATCGTGATTGCGGCGACCAACCGGCCGGACGTTTTGGATCCAGCGTTGCTTCGTCCCGGACGCTTTGATCGTCACGTGACCGTTGGACGGCCGACGATGAAAGGTCGCGAAGAGATCTTCAAGGTTCACGTTCGCGATGTGCCACTGGGCGACGACGTTGACCTGCATCGATTGGCAGCGGGAACGGTTGGATTGACCGGAGCCGACATTCGCAACATGGTCAACGAGGCGGCTCTTTGGGCGGCTCGCAATGACAAGAAGATCGTCGAGATGAGCGATTTTGATTACGCTCGCGACAAGATTCTGATGGGCGCCAAACGTGAAGAGGTCTTGCTCGATAGCGAGAAAGAAAAGACCGCGTATCACGAAGCCGGCCACACGTTGACCGCGTGGCATTTGGAAGGTTCGCACATCGTTCACAAGGTCACGATCATTCCGCGAGGCCGCGCGTTGGGGGTGACTCAGTACGTGCCGAACGAAGATCGGTTGAGCATGAGCAAGAAGGAACTCGAGCACCAGTTGATTGTTCTGCTGGGTGGTCGTGCAGCGGAGAAAATCATCTACACCGAGACCTGTGTCGGTGCGGAAAACGATCTGGAGCGTGCCACCAGCATCGCTCGTCGGATGGTGACCCACTGGGGTATGAGTCCGAAGATTGGCCCGGTGAGTTACAAGACCACGGACGAGGATCCGTTCTTGGGTCGCGAAATTCATCAGCAACGTCAGTTCAGTGAACACACGCAAGAACTGATTGATGAGGAGGTCGCTCGGATTTTGTTGGAAGCCGACCAAAAAGCCGAGCAGTTGCTGCGCGAACATCGTGGGCAGTTGGAAACGATCACTCGCGCGTTGTTGGATCGGGAAGAACTCAGCGAGATGGAATTGACCGAGCTGATCGGACCTTCGATTCACAAGCGATTGGGAGACGAAGAAGGCAAGGTCGAACAGATCATGGCTCCTGAGGGTGCCGCCGAACGCGCCGCCAACACCTCCGCTCGACGCGAAGAGTGA